One genomic window of Maribacter aquivivus includes the following:
- a CDS encoding methylmalonyl-CoA mutase subunit beta, producing the protein MKGKTLFENFNPVSEKEWKQKIQYDLKGKDYNEEVVWNSPEGIKVKPFYHAEDLEHITVTSSHITSWNIGQAIYSGNAIMANEKALKYIAKGAEAIRFVIPTDVVDGATLLNNIDLNAVNVYFDMQFLSKDYITKTLDKVTDSKKIHFQIDPIGHLAKSGNWYESMPSDINLVNDLAALNIDNLLSVDVSLYQNAGADMVQQLADALSHANEYLNILQERGNLAKLKSVDFKVAVGGNYFFEIAKIKALRNLWNVLAQAYDIAVPCHIITQPSRRNKTIYDYNVNLLRTTTECMSAVLGGSDAVFNLNYNSEYKKDNDFAERIAFNQLILLKEESYFDKVENPAEGSYYIETISAQLAEKALILFKAIEKDGGFLKQLKNHTIQNRIADSAQKQQEKFNTKKTVLVGSNAYQNENDKMAQEIELYPFVKKNPRKTLITPIIEKRLAEELEQNRLSHE; encoded by the coding sequence ATGAAGGGTAAGACCTTATTTGAAAATTTCAATCCCGTTTCTGAAAAAGAATGGAAACAGAAAATTCAATATGATTTAAAGGGGAAAGATTATAACGAAGAAGTGGTATGGAATTCTCCTGAAGGTATTAAAGTAAAACCTTTTTACCATGCAGAAGATTTAGAGCACATAACAGTTACCTCTTCTCATATTACTTCTTGGAATATTGGACAGGCAATCTACTCAGGTAATGCCATAATGGCTAATGAAAAGGCACTGAAATATATAGCAAAAGGAGCTGAAGCTATTCGGTTTGTTATTCCTACTGATGTAGTAGATGGGGCTACTCTTTTGAACAATATTGACTTAAATGCTGTCAATGTCTATTTTGATATGCAATTTTTGTCTAAAGATTACATTACTAAAACGCTAGATAAGGTTACTGATTCTAAAAAGATTCATTTTCAAATTGATCCTATTGGTCATTTGGCAAAATCAGGGAACTGGTATGAATCTATGCCTTCAGATATTAATCTAGTTAATGATCTGGCAGCACTTAATATTGACAATTTATTGAGTGTAGATGTATCTCTTTACCAAAATGCTGGTGCAGATATGGTGCAACAATTGGCAGATGCCTTATCTCATGCCAATGAATATTTAAATATTTTACAAGAGCGCGGAAATCTCGCTAAACTTAAGAGCGTAGATTTTAAGGTAGCTGTAGGGGGTAATTATTTCTTTGAAATTGCGAAGATAAAAGCGTTGCGTAATCTTTGGAACGTTCTTGCCCAAGCATATGATATTGCTGTTCCATGTCACATTATTACACAGCCTTCTAGACGAAATAAAACAATTTACGATTATAATGTAAACTTGCTTAGAACTACTACCGAATGCATGTCTGCGGTACTAGGCGGGTCTGATGCTGTATTTAATTTAAATTATAATTCAGAATATAAAAAAGATAATGACTTTGCAGAACGTATAGCTTTTAATCAGCTTATTTTATTGAAAGAAGAAAGCTATTTTGATAAAGTGGAAAATCCGGCAGAAGGCAGTTATTATATTGAAACCATAAGCGCGCAATTAGCTGAGAAAGCATTGATTTTGTTTAAGGCAATTGAAAAGGATGGCGGATTCTTAAAACAACTAAAAAATCATACGATTCAGAATAGAATTGCTGATAGTGCTCAAAAGCAACAAGAGAAATTCAATACTAAGAAAACAGTTTTGGTAGGTTCTAATGCGTATCAAAATGAGAATGATAAAATGGCGCAGGAAATAGAACTGTATCCGTTCGTAAAAAAGAATCCTCGAAAAACATTGATTACTCCGATTATCGAAAAACGATTGGCAGAAGAACTAGAGCAAAACCGTTTATCTCATGAGTAG
- the scpA gene encoding methylmalonyl-CoA mutase, producing MSRKDLQHIQLNDSVLPDNIQKNGTLETEESTFTTAETISLKKKYAKEDIADIEHLNFAAGIPPFLRGPYSTMYVLRPWTIRQYAGFSTAKESNEFYRKNLKAGQKGLSVAFDLPTHRGYDSDHERVVGDVGKAGVAIDSVEDMKILFDGIPLNEMSVSMTMNGAVLPIMAFYIVAAEEQGVSLDKLAGTIQNDILKEFMVRNTYIYPPKPSMQLVADIFEYTSKYMPKFNSISISGYHMHEAGAPAHLELAYTLSDGLEYIRTGIKAGLQIDDFAPRLSFFWGIGMNHFMEIAKMRAARMLWAKVVKEFNPKNEKSLMLRTHCQTSGWSLTEQDPFNNVARTTIEASAAVFGGTQSLHTNALDEAIALPTDFSARIARETQIYLQQETNITKTVDPWAGSYYVEKLTDELVHKAWELMEEVENLGGMTKAIETGFPKTRIEEAAARKQARIDSQQDVIVGVNKYQLTEEDELQILEVDNKEVRRQQLQRLDEIKKSRNTAVVHEKLKALTIAAKSKLEDGDSQENLLALAVDAARERATLGEISSALEEAFGRHKAIINSFTGVYSREIKDDSSFKRAQELADQFAEKDGRRPRIMVAKMGQDGHDRGAKVVATGYADLGFDVDIGPLFQTPKETAKQAVENDVHILGISSLAGGHKTLVPEVVKELKSYGREDIMVIVGGVIPKQDYDFLKEAGATAVFGPGTKISDAAIQLLELLLE from the coding sequence ATGAGTAGAAAAGATTTGCAACATATTCAATTGAATGATTCGGTATTACCTGATAATATTCAGAAGAATGGTACTTTAGAAACAGAAGAATCAACATTTACTACGGCAGAAACAATTTCATTAAAAAAGAAATATGCTAAAGAGGATATAGCTGATATAGAGCATTTAAATTTTGCTGCAGGTATACCACCATTTCTACGTGGACCATATTCCACCATGTATGTATTGCGCCCATGGACTATTAGACAGTATGCTGGGTTTTCAACTGCTAAAGAAAGTAATGAGTTTTATAGAAAGAATTTAAAAGCAGGTCAGAAGGGATTATCGGTCGCCTTTGATTTACCTACCCACAGAGGTTATGATAGTGATCATGAAAGAGTAGTGGGCGATGTAGGTAAAGCAGGTGTTGCCATAGATAGTGTTGAAGATATGAAAATACTCTTTGATGGTATTCCCCTAAACGAAATGTCTGTTTCTATGACCATGAATGGTGCGGTATTGCCAATAATGGCATTTTATATCGTGGCAGCAGAAGAACAAGGTGTTTCGTTAGATAAGTTAGCAGGTACTATACAGAATGATATTCTTAAGGAATTTATGGTGCGGAACACCTATATCTACCCGCCGAAACCATCTATGCAATTAGTTGCAGATATATTTGAGTACACCAGTAAATACATGCCTAAATTTAATAGTATTAGTATTTCTGGGTATCATATGCACGAAGCTGGAGCCCCGGCACATTTAGAGTTGGCGTATACACTTTCTGACGGATTAGAATATATTAGAACAGGAATAAAAGCGGGATTACAGATTGATGATTTTGCACCGCGACTTTCCTTTTTCTGGGGAATAGGCATGAATCACTTTATGGAGATTGCTAAAATGCGGGCAGCAAGAATGCTTTGGGCAAAAGTGGTGAAAGAATTTAATCCGAAGAACGAAAAATCGTTAATGCTAAGAACGCATTGCCAAACTAGTGGTTGGAGTCTTACGGAGCAAGATCCATTTAACAATGTAGCAAGAACGACTATAGAAGCCTCTGCCGCTGTTTTTGGCGGTACGCAAAGCCTACATACAAATGCTTTAGATGAGGCAATAGCGTTGCCTACAGATTTCTCTGCGCGTATTGCTAGAGAAACTCAGATATATCTTCAACAAGAAACGAATATTACCAAGACCGTAGACCCATGGGCAGGTAGTTATTATGTAGAGAAACTTACGGATGAGTTGGTGCATAAGGCTTGGGAATTAATGGAAGAGGTTGAGAATCTTGGTGGTATGACCAAGGCGATTGAAACTGGTTTTCCTAAAACTAGAATTGAAGAAGCTGCCGCTAGAAAACAGGCTCGAATAGATAGTCAGCAAGATGTAATTGTGGGCGTCAATAAATATCAATTGACAGAAGAAGATGAACTTCAAATTTTAGAAGTTGATAATAAAGAAGTTCGTAGACAGCAATTACAGCGATTAGATGAAATAAAGAAAAGTAGAAATACAGCTGTGGTTCATGAAAAATTGAAAGCACTGACCATAGCGGCTAAAAGTAAACTTGAAGATGGCGATTCGCAAGAAAATTTATTAGCTTTAGCTGTAGATGCCGCAAGAGAAAGAGCCACTTTAGGCGAAATAAGTAGTGCTCTTGAAGAAGCATTTGGTAGACATAAGGCAATTATAAATTCATTTACAGGTGTGTATTCAAGAGAAATTAAAGATGATTCAAGTTTTAAAAGAGCACAAGAACTAGCTGATCAATTTGCAGAAAAAGATGGTCGTAGACCACGTATTATGGTCGCCAAAATGGGGCAAGATGGTCATGATCGTGGAGCAAAAGTTGTGGCTACAGGGTATGCCGATTTAGGATTTGATGTAGATATAGGTCCGCTTTTTCAAACTCCGAAAGAAACGGCTAAGCAGGCGGTAGAAAATGATGTGCACATATTAGGAATTTCATCGCTCGCTGGCGGACATAAAACTTTAGTGCCAGAGGTGGTAAAGGAGCTTAAAAGCTATGGTCGCGAAGATATTATGGTTATTGTTGGCGGTGTAATACCTAAACAAGATTATGATTTTCTAAAAGAAGCTGGTGCTACTGCCGTATTTGGACCAGGTACCAAAATTAGTGATGCAGCTATACAATTGTTAGAATTACTTTTAGAGTAA
- a CDS encoding MFS transporter — translation MDSSNSTSKVNANRLFYASCFALITTAFSFAIAAGILDQLKTELELSASQAGLITSMWFLGFPIAMVIGGLIYHKVGGKVIMQFAFFAHAVGILLLIFSGSYMGLLIANLLIGLGNGCTEAACNPMIADAYKGNRMSTMLNRFHMWFPGGIAVGSLLSGFMTDFGIIGQSQVWLLLIPAVIYAFLFYGQTWPKAKIEEAATISGNLKGMFTPLFLFIGICMALTAISEFGPNQWVGLILSKSGAEPTLILALTAGLMAVARFFGGSMVAKFNQTGVLLGSAILATLGIYLFSTQTGAMAYVAAVIFALGVAYFWPNMIGLAATKTPKTGALGMSIIGAIGMFSSSIFQPIIGGWIDADRATAEAQGFTGDELELISGQETLGTMVLFPAILIVLFTILYFWLKNKESNVEVATA, via the coding sequence ATGGACAGTTCTAACTCAACTTCTAAAGTAAATGCAAATAGGCTCTTTTATGCCAGCTGTTTCGCATTAATTACCACGGCATTCTCTTTTGCTATTGCAGCAGGTATACTAGACCAATTAAAAACCGAATTAGAATTAAGCGCCAGTCAAGCTGGACTAATAACCTCTATGTGGTTTTTAGGTTTCCCAATTGCAATGGTAATCGGTGGCTTAATTTATCATAAAGTAGGAGGAAAAGTAATTATGCAATTTGCATTTTTCGCACATGCCGTTGGTATTTTACTCTTGATTTTTTCAGGTAGTTATATGGGGCTTTTAATAGCAAACTTATTAATAGGTCTTGGTAATGGGTGTACAGAAGCTGCTTGTAACCCAATGATTGCAGATGCGTATAAAGGTAATAGAATGAGTACGATGCTAAATAGGTTTCACATGTGGTTTCCTGGCGGTATAGCTGTAGGTAGCTTGCTATCTGGTTTTATGACAGATTTCGGTATCATTGGTCAAAGCCAAGTATGGTTGTTATTAATACCAGCTGTTATTTATGCATTTTTGTTTTATGGTCAAACTTGGCCTAAAGCAAAAATTGAAGAAGCTGCTACTATTAGCGGAAACTTAAAAGGAATGTTTACTCCCCTATTCTTATTTATAGGAATATGTATGGCACTTACTGCAATTTCAGAATTTGGACCAAACCAATGGGTTGGTCTTATTCTTTCTAAAAGTGGAGCTGAGCCAACTTTAATTTTAGCCTTAACTGCAGGGTTAATGGCTGTAGCACGTTTCTTTGGAGGAAGCATGGTTGCAAAATTTAACCAAACGGGAGTTCTATTAGGTTCTGCGATTTTAGCAACTTTAGGTATCTATTTATTTAGCACACAAACAGGAGCTATGGCTTATGTTGCTGCTGTAATATTTGCACTTGGTGTTGCTTACTTCTGGCCAAACATGATTGGATTAGCCGCAACAAAAACTCCTAAAACAGGTGCTTTGGGCATGTCTATCATAGGTGCAATAGGTATGTTCTCATCTTCTATCTTTCAACCTATTATTGGTGGATGGATCGATGCTGACAGAGCAACGGCTGAAGCACAAGGATTTACAGGTGATGAATTAGAGTTGATTTCAGGTCAAGAAACTTTAGGCACCATGGTTTTGTTTCCTGCTATCTTAATAGTTCTATTTACCATTCTATACTTCTGGTTAAAGAATAAAGAAAGTAATGTAGAGGTTGCCACTGCGTAA
- a CDS encoding RidA family protein produces the protein MKYCVLMLLATFVLSCGDIDRAVSEENETTSAKVDTNYNPEAVLDSLGIVLRDQGTPVANYVHAVRTGNLMFLAGKGPKQANGENIIGKLGDSLTIDQGYQAAREVGINQLSVLKAELGDLNKVKRIVSVHGMVNASPDFKDHSKVINGYSDLIVAVFGDKGKHARAAVGMGSLPGNMAVEVEMVVEVYE, from the coding sequence ATGAAATACTGTGTTTTAATGCTTTTAGCCACTTTTGTACTGAGTTGTGGAGATATAGATAGGGCTGTGAGTGAAGAAAATGAAACCACGAGTGCTAAAGTGGATACTAATTACAACCCAGAAGCTGTTTTAGATAGTTTAGGGATTGTATTACGCGATCAAGGTACACCAGTTGCAAATTATGTGCATGCGGTAAGAACAGGCAATCTGATGTTTTTAGCGGGTAAGGGTCCAAAACAGGCTAATGGTGAAAATATTATTGGAAAATTAGGCGATAGCTTAACTATAGATCAAGGTTATCAAGCTGCTCGTGAGGTTGGTATTAATCAGTTGTCGGTTTTAAAAGCTGAACTTGGTGATCTTAATAAAGTGAAAAGAATTGTTAGTGTGCATGGTATGGTTAATGCCTCACCAGATTTTAAAGATCACTCTAAAGTAATTAATGGCTATTCAGATTTAATTGTTGCTGTTTTTGGGGATAAAGGAAAACATGCACGCGCTGCCGTAGGAATGGGTTCTTTACCTGGTAATATGGCAGTTGAGGTTGAGATGGTTGTTGAGGTTTATGAATAA
- a CDS encoding arginine decarboxylase codes for MNTKYIDLIDQTYYFPQEEFNLDGEHLQFHGIPLNELVEQYGSPLKFTYLPKISENILRAKNWFANAIEKNNYKGKYHYCYCTKSSHFQHVMHEALKNEIHMETSSAFDINIIEKLKKDGKLTDQTYVICNGFKREKYIDNIARLINNGHQNCVPIIDNYEEIDLLSDAINDTFKVGIRIASEEEPKFEFYTSRLGIGYKNIVPFYENQIKDNDKVELKMLHFFINTGIRDNAYYWNELVKCLKVYVRLKKMCPSLDSLNIGGGFPIKNSLAFEYDYQYMINEILNQINITCSEADVPVPHIFTEFGSFTVGESGGAIYEILYQKQQNDREKWNMIDSSFITTLPDTWAINKRFIMLPINRWNDEYERVLLGGLTCDSDDYYNSEQNMNAIYLPKYKREKPLYIGFFNTGAYQESIGGYGGLQHCLIPQPKHILIDKDENGNFTYKQFRAQQKAEDLLDILGYDVTAEDE; via the coding sequence ATGAATACCAAATACATTGATCTTATAGATCAAACTTACTATTTTCCACAAGAAGAGTTTAATTTAGATGGCGAACACCTACAGTTTCACGGCATACCTTTAAACGAGCTTGTTGAGCAATACGGTAGCCCATTAAAATTCACCTATTTACCGAAGATTTCTGAGAATATTCTGAGAGCCAAAAACTGGTTTGCAAATGCCATAGAGAAGAATAACTATAAAGGTAAATATCATTATTGTTATTGTACTAAAAGTTCGCATTTTCAACATGTAATGCATGAAGCGCTTAAGAACGAGATTCATATGGAAACCTCTTCTGCTTTTGATATCAATATTATAGAAAAGCTTAAGAAAGATGGTAAATTAACTGATCAAACGTATGTAATCTGTAATGGATTCAAGCGCGAAAAATACATTGATAATATTGCTCGTTTAATCAATAACGGTCACCAAAACTGTGTGCCTATTATCGATAATTACGAAGAAATAGATTTATTATCAGATGCTATTAACGATACTTTTAAAGTAGGTATTCGTATAGCATCAGAAGAAGAGCCAAAATTCGAGTTCTATACTTCTCGTTTAGGTATTGGCTACAAAAACATTGTTCCGTTTTATGAAAACCAAATAAAAGATAATGATAAGGTAGAGCTGAAGATGCTTCACTTTTTTATCAATACCGGTATTCGTGACAATGCGTATTATTGGAACGAGCTTGTAAAATGCTTAAAAGTATATGTTCGTTTAAAGAAAATGTGCCCATCATTAGATAGTTTGAACATTGGTGGCGGTTTTCCAATTAAAAACTCATTGGCTTTCGAGTACGATTACCAATACATGATTAATGAGATTTTAAACCAGATCAATATAACTTGTTCAGAGGCAGATGTTCCAGTGCCTCACATTTTTACTGAATTCGGTAGTTTCACCGTAGGTGAAAGTGGTGGTGCCATTTATGAGATTTTATACCAGAAGCAGCAGAACGATCGTGAGAAATGGAATATGATAGATTCATCTTTCATAACCACATTACCGGATACTTGGGCAATCAATAAAAGATTTATCATGTTGCCTATTAATCGTTGGAACGATGAATATGAGCGTGTATTGTTAGGCGGATTGACTTGTGATAGCGATGATTACTATAATAGCGAGCAAAATATGAACGCTATTTATTTACCAAAATATAAGAGAGAGAAACCATTGTATATCGGCTTTTTTAACACAGGTGCTTATCAAGAGTCTATTGGCGGGTATGGCGGTTTACAACACTGTTTAATTCCGCAACCAAAGCATATATTGATTGATAAAGATGAAAACGGTAATTTTACTTATAAGCAATTTAGAGCTCAGCAAAAGGCAGAAGACCTACTAGATATTTTAGGATATGATGTTACCGCTGAAGATGAATAA
- the speB gene encoding agmatinase produces the protein MSTSKNYAGISDEFAQLEKSKIILIPVPYDGTSTWGKGADKGPEAFLEASENMELYDIETDSEVYKQGIHLTDPITENSSPEAMVNEVHAVTKDFIKRNKFVTLFGGEHSISIGSIRAFNECFDNLTVLQIDAHADLRESYEGTKYNHACAVYEASQTTNLVQVGIRSMDVIEKTVMDEEKTFFAHDMVADEYWTDKVVEAMTENVFITFDLDAFDPSIMPSTGTPEPGGLLWYETMEFLKQVFEEKNVVGFDIVELCPNKNDKSSDFLAAKLYYKMLSYKFAGQDFNQEYDNTFDIDYKANTISKFENDEE, from the coding sequence ATGAGTACATCTAAGAATTATGCCGGTATTTCCGATGAATTCGCACAACTAGAAAAATCCAAAATTATCTTGATACCTGTTCCTTATGACGGAACCAGTACTTGGGGTAAAGGAGCGGACAAAGGTCCTGAAGCTTTTTTAGAAGCTTCAGAAAACATGGAATTGTATGACATTGAAACTGATTCTGAGGTTTATAAACAAGGTATTCATTTAACCGATCCTATAACTGAGAACAGTTCGCCAGAGGCTATGGTCAATGAAGTTCATGCTGTTACTAAAGACTTTATTAAACGTAACAAGTTTGTAACACTTTTTGGGGGTGAACATTCAATTTCAATTGGCTCTATACGCGCCTTTAATGAATGTTTTGATAACTTAACGGTATTGCAAATAGATGCACATGCAGATTTAAGAGAATCATATGAAGGTACTAAGTATAACCATGCTTGTGCTGTTTATGAGGCAAGCCAGACTACCAATTTAGTTCAGGTAGGTATTCGTTCTATGGATGTTATTGAAAAGACCGTAATGGATGAGGAAAAAACATTTTTCGCCCATGATATGGTTGCTGATGAATATTGGACAGATAAGGTGGTTGAAGCTATGACAGAGAACGTATTTATTACGTTTGATCTAGATGCTTTTGATCCTTCTATTATGCCTTCTACAGGTACTCCGGAACCAGGCGGATTACTTTGGTATGAAACCATGGAATTCTTAAAGCAGGTTTTTGAAGAAAAGAATGTGGTAGGTTTTGATATTGTAGAACTTTGTCCAAATAAGAATGATAAATCGTCAGATTTTTTGGCGGCAAAATTATATTACAAAATGCTCAGCTATAAATTTGCAGGGCAAGATTTCAATCAAGAGTATGATAATACTTTTGATATAGATTATAAAGCTAACACAATTTCAAAATTTGAAAATGACGAAGAATAA
- a CDS encoding deoxyhypusine synthase family protein — MTKNKGAITNFIEKYYLHFNAAALVDAAKGYEEQLENGAKMLVSLAGAMSTAELGKIFAEVIRQDKVQIISCTGANLEEDIMNLVAHSHYKRVPNYRDLTPQDEWDLLEKGLNRVTDTCIPEEEAFRRLQEHIFKIWKDADDKGERFLPHEFMYKMLLSGVLEEYYEIDLKDSWMYAAAEKNLPIICPGWEDSTMGNIFASYVMKGELKASTMKSGIEYMTFLADWYTANSQNGIGFFQIGGGIAGDFPICVVPMLYQDMERTDTPFWSYFCQISDSTTSYGSYSGAVPNEKITWGKLDINTPKYIIESDATIVAPLIFAYLLDM, encoded by the coding sequence ATGACGAAGAATAAAGGTGCTATCACCAATTTTATAGAAAAATACTACCTACACTTTAATGCCGCTGCATTGGTTGATGCTGCAAAAGGTTATGAAGAGCAATTAGAAAATGGAGCCAAAATGTTGGTGTCATTGGCTGGGGCTATGTCTACGGCTGAACTAGGTAAAATTTTTGCAGAGGTTATTCGTCAAGATAAGGTGCAGATCATTTCTTGTACAGGCGCAAACCTTGAGGAGGATATCATGAACTTGGTAGCACATTCTCATTACAAACGTGTGCCTAACTATAGAGATTTGACTCCGCAGGACGAGTGGGATCTGTTAGAGAAAGGATTAAACCGAGTTACAGATACTTGTATTCCAGAAGAAGAAGCATTTAGAAGATTACAAGAGCATATTTTCAAAATTTGGAAAGATGCCGATGATAAGGGAGAGCGTTTTCTACCGCATGAGTTCATGTATAAAATGTTACTTTCTGGTGTGCTTGAGGAATATTATGAGATAGACCTTAAAGACTCTTGGATGTACGCTGCTGCAGAAAAGAACCTACCTATCATTTGCCCAGGATGGGAAGATAGTACTATGGGTAACATTTTTGCTAGTTATGTAATGAAAGGCGAGTTGAAAGCTAGTACTATGAAATCTGGTATCGAATACATGACTTTCTTGGCAGATTGGTATACTGCAAATTCGCAAAACGGAATCGGATTCTTCCAAATTGGTGGTGGTATCGCAGGTGATTTTCCAATTTGTGTAGTACCAATGTTGTATCAAGATATGGAGCGTACAGATACACCGTTTTGGAGCTATTTCTGCCAAATAAGTGATAGTACTACAAGCTATGGTTCTTACTCAGGTGCAGTGCCTAACGAGAAGATAACTTGGGGTAAATTAGATATTAATACACCAAAATATATAATTGAGAGTGATGCGACAATTGTTGCGCCGTTAATTTTTGCTTACCTATTAGACATGTAA
- a CDS encoding bifunctional GNAT family N-acetyltransferase/carbon-nitrogen hydrolase family protein yields MKIDEIENIELKFLDLDDYQELKTAMISAYANMPGSYWKEEHIKSLIDKFPEGQVVIKINGQLAGVALSIVVDYDSFDDTHTYEQITGKYSFDTHDDEGDVLYGIEVFIKPSFRGLRLGRRLYDYRKELCEKLNLKSIVFGGRMPNYHAYAADLSPKEYIDKVRRKEIQDPVLNFQISNDFHPAKVMKGYLDGDKASQDFAILMEWDNIYYQKPNKKAATKKSIVRLGLIQWQMRPYKDLEELLQQAEFFIDSVSGYRSDFALFPEFFNAPLMAGNNHMSTASAIRELAKHTQAIVQKFSEFSISYNINIISGSMPEMIDGRLYNVGYLCRRDGSMERYEKLHVTPDEAKVWGMQGGTQLKTFDTDCGKIGVLICYDSEFPELSRILADDGMDILFVPFLTDTQNGYSRVRHCAQARAIENECYVAIAGSVGNLPNVENMDIQFAQSMVFTPCDFSFPTNGIKAEATPNTEMILIADVDIDLLRELNQFGAVRNLKDRRTDLFELKKK; encoded by the coding sequence ATGAAAATTGACGAAATTGAAAATATTGAATTAAAGTTTTTAGATCTTGATGATTATCAAGAATTAAAAACTGCTATGATTTCTGCTTACGCCAACATGCCTGGGTCATATTGGAAAGAGGAGCACATAAAATCTTTAATCGATAAATTTCCTGAAGGTCAGGTAGTCATAAAAATTAATGGTCAATTGGCAGGTGTAGCTTTGTCTATTGTTGTTGACTATGATTCATTTGATGACACCCATACTTATGAGCAAATTACGGGTAAGTACAGTTTTGACACTCATGATGATGAAGGCGATGTACTTTATGGTATAGAGGTATTTATTAAACCAAGCTTTAGAGGCTTACGCTTAGGTCGTCGATTATATGATTATAGAAAAGAACTTTGTGAGAAATTGAACTTAAAGAGTATTGTATTTGGTGGTCGTATGCCTAATTACCATGCGTATGCAGCAGATTTGTCTCCTAAAGAATATATAGACAAGGTTCGTCGTAAAGAAATTCAAGATCCAGTTTTAAATTTTCAAATTAGTAATGATTTTCATCCTGCCAAGGTAATGAAAGGGTATTTAGATGGTGATAAAGCTTCCCAAGACTTTGCTATTCTTATGGAGTGGGATAATATCTATTATCAAAAACCTAATAAAAAGGCGGCTACCAAAAAATCAATAGTTAGATTAGGGTTGATACAATGGCAAATGCGCCCTTACAAAGACTTAGAGGAACTTTTACAACAAGCGGAATTTTTTATAGATTCTGTTTCTGGATATAGGTCCGATTTTGCACTATTTCCAGAATTTTTTAATGCACCCTTAATGGCAGGTAACAATCATATGTCTACGGCAAGTGCTATTAGAGAGCTGGCTAAACATACCCAAGCTATAGTGCAGAAATTTTCTGAATTTTCCATTTCTTACAACATCAACATTATCTCTGGTAGTATGCCTGAAATGATAGATGGACGCCTGTATAATGTAGGTTATTTATGTAGACGAGATGGTAGTATGGAGCGTTATGAAAAGCTACACGTTACCCCAGATGAAGCCAAGGTTTGGGGAATGCAAGGAGGTACGCAGCTAAAGACTTTTGATACGGATTGTGGTAAAATAGGGGTTTTGATTTGTTATGATTCTGAATTTCCTGAATTAAGTAGAATATTAGCAGATGATGGCATGGATATTTTGTTTGTACCTTTCTTGACCGATACCCAAAACGGATATTCTAGAGTACGTCATTGTGCTCAGGCTCGTGCAATAGAAAATGAATGTTATGTGGCTATTGCAGGTAGTGTAGGTAACTTGCCAAATGTTGAGAATATGGATATTCAATTTGCCCAGTCGATGGTATTTACACCATGTGATTTCTCTTTTCCAACCAATGGTATTAAGGCGGAAGCTACTCCAAATACAGAAATGATTTTAATCGCAGATGTGGATATTGACCTATTGCGAGAGCTTAATCAATTTGGTGCGGTACGCAATTTAAAGGATAGAAGAACAGATTTATTTGAGTTAAAAAAGAAATAA